The following coding sequences lie in one Streptomyces albofaciens JCM 4342 genomic window:
- a CDS encoding pyridoxamine 5'-phosphate oxidase family protein, whose translation MPTDDYRAIELLARTPYGRVSASLRALPFTAVTRHIVVDGRLLLRLHRGYGYHRALDGNVVAYEADNANSGAADTWSVQFTGTARAIAPTPDEFEQFGRTPRLADGEPFDPVFLRIEPEFVKVHHLSDVPVFRYAHSA comes from the coding sequence ATGCCCACCGACGACTACCGCGCCATCGAGCTGCTGGCCCGCACCCCCTACGGACGGGTGTCGGCCAGCCTGCGGGCCCTGCCCTTCACCGCCGTCACGCGGCACATCGTGGTCGACGGCCGGCTCCTGCTGCGGCTGCACCGCGGCTACGGCTACCACCGCGCCCTGGACGGCAACGTCGTCGCCTACGAGGCCGACAACGCCAACTCCGGCGCCGCCGACACCTGGTCCGTACAGTTCACCGGCACCGCCCGCGCCATCGCGCCGACGCCGGACGAGTTCGAGCAGTTCGGCCGCACCCCCCGGCTGGCCGACGGAGAGCCCTTCGACCCGGTTTTCCTCCGCATAGAACCGGAGTTTGTCAAGGTCCACCACCTCTCCGATGTCCCTGTGTTCCGATACGCCCACTCAGCGTGA
- a CDS encoding response regulator produces MREDGKITVFLLDDHEVVRRGVHEMLSVEEDIEVVGEAGTAADALVRIPATRPDVAVLDVRLPDGSGVEVCREIRSQDESIKCLMLTSFADDEALFDAIMAGASGYVLKAIRGNELLTAVRDVAAGKSLLDPVATARVLERLRDGGNARGDERLASLTDQERKILDLIGEGLTNRAIGERLHLAEKTIKNYVSSLLSKLGMERRSQAAAYVARMKAERHG; encoded by the coding sequence GTGCGCGAAGACGGAAAAATCACGGTATTCCTGCTGGACGACCATGAGGTCGTCCGGCGCGGCGTCCACGAAATGCTCTCCGTTGAGGAGGACATCGAGGTGGTCGGCGAGGCCGGCACCGCCGCAGATGCCCTGGTCAGGATCCCTGCGACCCGCCCCGACGTGGCCGTACTGGACGTCCGGCTGCCGGACGGCAGCGGCGTCGAGGTCTGCCGGGAGATCCGGTCCCAGGACGAGAGCATCAAATGCCTGATGCTCACCTCCTTCGCGGACGACGAGGCCCTGTTCGATGCCATCATGGCGGGTGCGTCGGGGTACGTGCTCAAGGCGATCCGCGGCAACGAGCTGCTGACCGCCGTACGGGACGTGGCGGCCGGCAAGTCGCTGCTGGACCCGGTGGCCACCGCCCGCGTACTGGAGCGCCTGCGGGACGGCGGCAACGCCCGCGGCGACGAGCGGCTGGCGAGCCTGACCGACCAGGAGCGCAAGATCCTGGACCTGATCGGCGAGGGGCTGACCAACCGGGCGATCGGCGAGCGGCTGCACCTCGCGGAGAAGACCATCAAGAACTACGTCTCCAGCCTGCTGTCGAAGCTGGGCATGGAACGGCGCTCGCAGGCGGCGGCGTATGTGGCGCGGATGAAGGCGGAGCGGCACGGATGA